A portion of the Pseudoalteromonas luteoviolacea genome contains these proteins:
- a CDS encoding anthranilate synthase component 1, translated as MIFSHITTTPGEVTSIRQRRDYIESPLSLYAALNKPNTLLLESAEIDSKDNVKSIILADAALRIECNGLEVKVRALSNNGEQLLNYLADQVNNCTVVKEYAVLTLTYNAQDLSLDEYSKLKADNAFSALRTCINSIKRNSDTPFSVFLGGVFAYDMVANFETLPTVPDGKNDCPDYVFYLAETLVMIDHQAKTTELIGNVFNGPDVHANCFEVGKQLEELNRQCDEYETYKEAPEDTSHDVNVDISDEVFKDQVVKLKKNIVDGDIFQVVPSRTFSLPCAKPLAAYKHLKKQNPSPYMFYMRDEKFVLFGASPESALKYCQDSNQVEVYPIAGTRPRGKFADGSINPDLDSRIELDLRDDKKERAEHLMLVDLARNDVARISVPGTRHAKELLKVDRYSQVMHLVSRVVGQLKPDLDALHAYQACMNMGTLVGAPKVKAAQLVRDTEQQRRGSYGGAVGYLTGDGAMDTCIVIRSAFVKNDTAYVQAGAGVVYDSDPQAEADETKAKARAVIKAIQSSYQGVGHDA; from the coding sequence ATAACTACAACACCGGGTGAGGTGACGAGTATAAGGCAGCGGCGCGATTATATCGAAAGCCCTTTGTCATTATACGCGGCCCTCAATAAACCCAACACACTGTTGTTAGAGTCTGCGGAAATAGACTCAAAAGACAATGTAAAGAGTATTATCTTGGCCGATGCGGCACTTCGTATTGAGTGTAACGGCCTTGAAGTGAAAGTGCGTGCACTATCAAATAATGGTGAGCAATTACTAAACTACTTGGCTGACCAAGTAAATAACTGCACAGTTGTTAAAGAATATGCTGTACTTACACTAACATATAATGCTCAAGATTTATCATTAGATGAGTACAGTAAACTAAAAGCAGACAATGCATTTAGTGCATTACGTACTTGTATTAATTCAATTAAACGTAACTCAGATACGCCATTCTCTGTCTTCTTAGGTGGAGTGTTTGCTTATGACATGGTAGCCAACTTTGAAACACTGCCAACGGTACCGGATGGTAAAAATGACTGCCCTGACTATGTATTTTATCTAGCTGAAACGTTAGTCATGATTGACCATCAAGCCAAAACCACAGAGCTAATAGGCAATGTGTTTAATGGCCCAGATGTTCATGCAAACTGTTTTGAAGTAGGCAAGCAACTTGAAGAGCTCAATCGTCAATGTGATGAGTACGAGACGTATAAAGAAGCGCCTGAAGATACCTCGCATGACGTTAATGTTGATATCAGTGATGAGGTATTCAAAGACCAAGTCGTCAAGCTGAAAAAGAATATTGTTGATGGCGACATATTTCAAGTTGTGCCATCACGTACCTTCTCTCTGCCTTGCGCAAAGCCACTTGCCGCCTACAAGCATCTGAAAAAGCAAAACCCAAGCCCATATATGTTTTATATGCGAGATGAAAAGTTTGTGTTATTTGGCGCATCACCTGAGTCGGCTTTGAAATACTGCCAAGACAGTAATCAAGTCGAAGTATACCCAATTGCTGGCACACGCCCTCGCGGCAAATTTGCAGATGGCTCCATTAACCCTGATTTAGATAGTCGCATCGAGCTTGATCTTCGTGACGACAAAAAAGAGCGTGCAGAACACTTAATGCTCGTCGATTTAGCTCGTAACGATGTTGCACGGATCAGTGTACCAGGAACTCGTCATGCTAAAGAATTGCTTAAAGTAGACCGCTACTCACAAGTCATGCACTTGGTCTCTCGAGTAGTTGGTCAATTAAAGCCAGATCTTGATGCATTACATGCCTACCAAGCCTGCATGAACATGGGAACCCTAGTAGGTGCTCCAAAAGTAAAAGCTGCGCAACTTGTTCGTGATACAGAACAACAACGTCGCGGCAGCTATGGGGGTGCTGTTGGCTATCTAACTGGTGATGGTGCAATGGACACCTGTATAGTTATCCGCTCTGCATTCGTAAAAAATGACACAGCCTATGTACAGGCTGGTGCTGGCGTCGTTTATGACTCAGATCCGCAAGCCGAAGCCGATGAAACGAAAGCCAAAGCGCGCGCGGTGATCAAAGCGATTCAGTCAAGTTATCAAGGAGTGGGTCATGAC